The DNA window ATTCCCATCTTTTCCTGTTACCTCAGTGGATTTGGGATACCTTCCGTTCTCCACCTGATAACGATCTAAAGCGGATTTCACTTGATGACCTGTAGCAATATCCGAGTTTCGCCGTGCCGCTTCCGAACTTGCATTTACCTTAGGAATGATGATTGCTGACAGCATAGCTATGATAAAGACCACCATTAGAACTTCGACTAGGGTAAAACCCCTCTGCGCGTTATCGCTGTTTCCCTGTCCAAAGTGCATTATATCCTACTCTCCTTTTATCAAAACTCTTTCTTATTGAAGGTGTGTCCCTATATCAAAGATGGGCAGCAGGACACCGATTGCCACCAGACCGATGATGCCTGCTAAAACCATGACGAGCAGCGGACCTACCAGGTGAGGCACTTGAGCCATCTGTTCCTCAAGCTCCATCTGAAACAGGCGGCTCAAGTGATACAGCATGGTGCTCAGCTGTCCCGATTCCTCTCCTACTTCAAGCATCCGTGCTGCATCCCCCGGAAAGTCGGATCTATCAGCTAGAACAGCTGTCAGCCTCTTCCCCGCCCGGGCCGCTTCCTCAAGATCCGCAACCACCCTTTTCATGGAGAAGGTCAGCACCGATCCGTGGGTCAACCTCAAGGCTTCCAGAAGAGGAATTCCTGCTTCCAGCAATGTCCCCAATACCTGTGAAAACTGCAGATAATCATAAAGCTGATAGACCCTGCCCAAAAAAGGCACCTTACTCAGCCCACCCCGCAGCCTTTCTCTCCAATCATGCGGGTGGCGAAGGCGGAGAAGGAGAACAGAACTCATTCCCACACTAAATACCCCTAGGACCAGAAAAGGTAATCCATGAGAAACCCGGAATATGACTTGGGTCAGAACCGGAAGCTCAGCATCCATGCTGAGAAAAATCTGTTCATATACAGGTAAAACAAGAAAGCTTAAAGCATAAATCAGCCCTATGGTCAGTACAAGCAAGAATACCGGATAAGTTAAGGCACCCTTGAGTTTGCGGCGATAAGTATGCTCCTCAAAAAGATCTCGGGAAAGATGAGCGAGAACTTCCGGCAATCTACCCGCACGTTCCCCGGCTTGGGTCATCGCCCGGATATAGGTGGTCGGGGGAGGCACCACAGAATCAAGTGCTTCCGATAATTCTGCTCCCGCTTCCAGTTGTTCCTTCACCTGTCCCCAGGCTAAGCGTGTTACTCGCCCCTTACTCTGCTTTTCCAAAATATCGATGGCTGGGAGCAATGGCAGACCAGCCTCTAAAAGAAGGGATAAGCGCTGTGTAATGCCGGCCCAAATCCTCAGCCGATCGCTTTTCTTACTCAAAAGTTCAAAATAGGAGAACAGAGCGAAAAGTCTGCTGTGGCGGAGACTAATTGACAGCGGATAATATCCTTTGCGAAATAAGCGGCTTCTGACCTCTCTCTCCTGCCGAACTTCCCAAATCCCTTCGAGGCGATTTCCCTCCTGATCCAAAGCCCTCCACGCAAAGCTGCGGTTTCTCATCGATCATGCCTCCCTATCTCACGATGCCGCTGGTTGAAGACCAGACTTCCTCCAGACTTGTTAAACCTTGGTGCACTTTGCTATAGCCATCTCTGCGCAGAGGGATCATTCCTTTGACTATAGCCTTGTCTTCAATCACCCTCGAGCTTTGGCCTTCTAACACTAAATCCCTGATCTCCTGATGGTAAAGCAGTAATTCGTGGATACCGATACGTCCGGAATAGCCGGTCCCCCGGCATTGTGGGCAGCCTTTTGCCCTAAAAGCCTGCCGGATGCTCTCCGGCAAATCCATGGCATCCCTTTCCCGGGGATCCAGATGCCAAGGCTCTTTACACTGTTCACAAAGGCGGCGGACCAAGCGTTGGGATAGAACACCTCTTAAAACGGCCGCCACCAAATAGGGTTCTATCCCCATATCCAAAAGGCGGGGAAAAGCTTCCGCAGCTGTGTTGGTATGCAAGGTGGATAAGACCAAATGGCCCGTCAAGGCCGCAGTAATAGCAATACGGGCCGTCTCCTCGTCCCGAATCTCCCCAATCATAATCACATCGGGATCCTGACGCAATATGGAGCGCAATCCTTGAGCAAAGGTCAGGCCGATCTTGGGCTGGACCTGAACGGATACGACACCAGGCACCTGATATTCCACCGGATCTTCGATGGAGACCAGATTAAGCTGCTCAGAAACGAGTTCTCTCAGTAAAGCATAGAGGGTAGTTGTTTTGCCGCTGCCGGTGGGCCCTACGACGAGAATAATCCCATGAGGCTCCTTGATTAAGCGTTGCATACTCTGTTCAATCACTCTGCTCATGCCCAAAGATGGCAAGGAGCGTTGGGCTGTATCCTGATCCAGAATACGTATCACGATTTTTTCCCCATGGATCGTGGGGAGACTGGATATTCGCAGGTCAATGGTCTTTCCGACGACAAAAAAACTGCTCCTGCCGTCTTGGGGCAGCCTTCGTTCCGCCACATCCATACCCGACATAATTTTAATTCTGGCCAGCACATTGCGGGCAACCCCCAAAGGAAAAGAGCGCTTAGTCTCCAGCTTCCCATCTACCCGGTAGCGCACCCGCATTACCGTCTCACCCGGCTCCCAGTGAATATCACTAGCGCCTAGTACAATGGCATCCCGAATCAGAAAATCCACCAACTGAATCGTTGGGGCATCCTTCCCTTCCTCAGAATCAAGGGTATTGATCCGCCCCATCCCTTTATCCTCTTGTGTATCCTGCCCACTGAGTTCAGCAATGCTCTTTTCCACAGTAAGATATTTCTTGATGGCCGTCACCACCTGAGCTTGATCAGCCAGCAGCGGCTCGACCTCAAAACCTGTTAATATTCGAATATTCTCCACACAACGATGGTTTCCCGGGTCAAACATGGCGACCTGTAGCATTCTATCTTTAAGCCCCACGGGAAGTGCACCATAACGCAAAGCAGCCTGTTCACTCAGCAGGGAAGCCGCCTTAGGGTCAATATCGACCTGGGTCAAATCCACTTTAGCCACACCCAAATATCCACCCAGTTCAGTAAGCAGTTGCTCCAAAGTAAGCGCTTTATGCCGGACAAGAATTTCTCCCAAACGGGCACCTGTTTCCTCTTGCTCATCTAAAGCCTTGGACAATTGACCCAAGTCAATTTTTTGTCGGTTGAGCAAATATTGACCAAATTCTACCTCAGGGGAGGTTTGTTGTTTCAGCTCTTCCCGAAAGCCCTCGTGTTCTCCAGCCTTCTTGCGGCAGTTCGTCCAAAAAGGTATCTTATTCATGCTCATGAATCTCCTGATACTTCATAATCAGCCACTCCTCATCAAGCTTTGCCAGTTCCGCCTTAAGTATCCGTTGAGCACGGCCATATTGAGCCAAAGAAGTTACAGTATAGTTTCTTTCCACGGCCAGGACATTGACCTTTACTGTACCCTCCCCGATGCTAATGGTTCCTCCCATAAAGGCCGGCTCTTTTTCCAGCATCACCTTAGCCCACTCAATACCGCCTTCAGCCCCGTAGATTGCTTGGCGTGAGTTTACTTCCCGCCGGACAATTTTATTTTCCGAATGGGCTTTCACATACATTTCCAGGCCATACGCCGAAAATGTGGCAAGGAGAATAAGGATTAAGAGGGTAATATACCCTGATTCACCCCGTCCCTTGCCCTTACCCTGATCCTGCCTTGCCAGTAAACTCTTTGCTTCCCTATCTGTCCTTGAAAGGTTATCGTCCACAGCCCTGACACCCCTTGAGTGCAACTCCAGTCCACAATCCCGCTGACTATCGGATTATGGGCACCTTTATGATAGCGATACAAATCTTTAACCCCGTCGTAATCTTTATCATCCAGATAATATTGGTCACTATAGGTCTCTCCGCTGGGGGTTACTGTCAATACCCATTTTCCCCGGTTGGTCCACTGAACCGACTCAGCTTCACGGATAGCATCACTCACCCATCTCCCGGCAGTAACCACCGCATAATGAGCTTCCATTTTATCTTTAAGGGTTTGGCTGATATTCCACTCTGCATAAAAGAATCGCAAGGCAACACCTAAGAGCATGCCGGTTATTAAAAGGGCAAATAAAACTTCTATCAAGGTAAAGCCTCTATCCTGGTCTACCCTGCCTGAACGCTCTTTTTGATTCCGCCGAATAGTTTGCATACCGATGTCCTCTCCCGCTAATTGGAGCTATTGGATTTACTACAAGGCATAAAGGCTTTCCAAGGTATAGCTCTGAACGCTCCCTTGTTCCAGCCAGGAAATCTCCACCTTAACTCTTAATAATTCATCGGGGATATCCCAATCAGAATAAACTCTCCAACGGAAAAATCCTTCTGACCCTTCCACTTCTCCGCCGGGGATACAGCTGCCTCTCTGGATGTTATCCCGCCAGGACTCCGCTCCTAAGGTTTCCATGATATTTTGGGCATGATTGGCCGCCTCGGTGAGACGAAGCGCCTGGTCAGCTTCACTTAAAGCCTTCTCGCTTAAACCATACAAAGCAGCAAAACCTACCGTAAAAAGAAAGAGGGCCAGCATCACATCCAAAAGAACAAAACCCTTTTCATTATAGTCATTCATGGGACGACTTTGCCTCGTTCATCCAGTTTATAACCTTCTTCATTATCAGTAGGTTTGATAAAATTTTGTCTGAGATAAGGTCCCCGCCAACCTTCTATTCCCGGAGGTGGTGAATATAAATCTGCCATT is part of the Desulfitobacterium chlororespirans DSM 11544 genome and encodes:
- a CDS encoding prepilin-type N-terminal cleavage/methylation domain-containing protein, which encodes MQTIRRNQKERSGRVDQDRGFTLIEVLFALLITGMLLGVALRFFYAEWNISQTLKDKMEAHYAVVTAGRWVSDAIREAESVQWTNRGKWVLTVTPSGETYSDQYYLDDKDYDGVKDLYRYHKGAHNPIVSGIVDWSCTQGVSGLWTITFQGQIGKQRVYWQGRIRVRARDGVNQGILPS
- a CDS encoding type II secretion system F family protein, whose protein sequence is MRNRSFAWRALDQEGNRLEGIWEVRQEREVRSRLFRKGYYPLSISLRHSRLFALFSYFELLSKKSDRLRIWAGITQRLSLLLEAGLPLLPAIDILEKQSKGRVTRLAWGQVKEQLEAGAELSEALDSVVPPPTTYIRAMTQAGERAGRLPEVLAHLSRDLFEEHTYRRKLKGALTYPVFLLVLTIGLIYALSFLVLPVYEQIFLSMDAELPVLTQVIFRVSHGLPFLVLGVFSVGMSSVLLLRLRHPHDWRERLRGGLSKVPFLGRVYQLYDYLQFSQVLGTLLEAGIPLLEALRLTHGSVLTFSMKRVVADLEEAARAGKRLTAVLADRSDFPGDAARMLEVGEESGQLSTMLYHLSRLFQMELEEQMAQVPHLVGPLLVMVLAGIIGLVAIGVLLPIFDIGTHLQ
- a CDS encoding GspE/PulE family protein, translating into MNKIPFWTNCRKKAGEHEGFREELKQQTSPEVEFGQYLLNRQKIDLGQLSKALDEQEETGARLGEILVRHKALTLEQLLTELGGYLGVAKVDLTQVDIDPKAASLLSEQAALRYGALPVGLKDRMLQVAMFDPGNHRCVENIRILTGFEVEPLLADQAQVVTAIKKYLTVEKSIAELSGQDTQEDKGMGRINTLDSEEGKDAPTIQLVDFLIRDAIVLGASDIHWEPGETVMRVRYRVDGKLETKRSFPLGVARNVLARIKIMSGMDVAERRLPQDGRSSFFVVGKTIDLRISSLPTIHGEKIVIRILDQDTAQRSLPSLGMSRVIEQSMQRLIKEPHGIILVVGPTGSGKTTTLYALLRELVSEQLNLVSIEDPVEYQVPGVVSVQVQPKIGLTFAQGLRSILRQDPDVIMIGEIRDEETARIAITAALTGHLVLSTLHTNTAAEAFPRLLDMGIEPYLVAAVLRGVLSQRLVRRLCEQCKEPWHLDPRERDAMDLPESIRQAFRAKGCPQCRGTGYSGRIGIHELLLYHQEIRDLVLEGQSSRVIEDKAIVKGMIPLRRDGYSKVHQGLTSLEEVWSSTSGIVR
- a CDS encoding type II secretion system protein; this translates as MHFGQGNSDNAQRGFTLVEVLMVVFIIAMLSAIIIPKVNASSEAARRNSDIATGHQVKSALDRYQVENGRYPKSTEVTGKDGNISAPVLIPNYIAKLNVDTTQQEAAEGKKGFGIGTLAANGSIPEGVQTHLIMLYLTADGSAAEVRVYDANLINTLWSSAN
- a CDS encoding type IV pilus modification PilV family protein, with the protein product MNDYNEKGFVLLDVMLALFLFTVGFAALYGLSEKALSEADQALRLTEAANHAQNIMETLGAESWRDNIQRGSCIPGGEVEGSEGFFRWRVYSDWDIPDELLRVKVEISWLEQGSVQSYTLESLYAL